Sequence from the Deltaproteobacteria bacterium CG2_30_66_27 genome:
CCAGTTGACGTCGGACGATCGGTGGGTGATCCCCGTGTGAGCGAGGAACCCGTGATCCCTCAGCATCACCCCCGCGCGCCCTCCGGGTGGGAGTCGCCGTGCCTCGATCCGCCCCGGAAGGAACCGGAGCCCCTGGATGCCGCCGCGTAACGCCGCCAGGTGGTCCTGCCGCCCGGTCAGGCTCTTCAGGTGGGCCGCCTCGATCTCCATCGCCGCCCGTGCGGTCTCGTCCTTGCGGCATCCGGCCCCGGTCAGCCTTCCGACCGCCAGCATCAGCGCAACCAGCAGGGCGGAAGACGCGCCGATCCCGGAGCCGACGGGGGCTTCGTTCCGCACGCGGATCTCGACGCCGGAAACCGCGGGGAAATATCGCAGTGCGCGGGAGAGAAGACCCAGTTTTCCTCCGAGGGAGAAGCCGTGGGTGTCGGCGGCCGTGACCGCGAACCCGAAATTCCCCGAGGAAAGCCTTGCCGATCCGCGCCGGAACGAGCGTACCTCGACCTCGCTGCGCACCGCGACGGCAGCGTTCACCGTCATCGCGTCACCGACCAGGAGATACAACGGGTAAATGTCGAGAGTCCCCCCCGCGAGATCCACGCGGTTGGGGACCACCACCCGGAAGGCGCGCAATGCACCGATGCCGTTCGTCACCATATTGCCCCTTTTATCACGGGCGTCCGGCGGCGGATAGGATGCATTTCCCCCTTTACGCGCCGGGTGTCGTTCCGATATATATGAATACGATAATACCTGTCGCGCGAAGGGGGGCGGCCATGGCTTCGGTGCGGATCCGTTGGTTCGGACACTCCGGCTTTTCCATCCGGGACGGGAAGACGGTTCTGATCGACCCGTGGTTCGAGGGGAACCCGAGGGCGCCGGGCGGGGCGGACACCGCGCCGAAGGCGGACCTGTTGCTCCTCACCCACGACCACTTCGACCACGCGGGGGACGCGGTCGCGCTGGCGAGGAAGACGGGGGCCCTCGTCGTGGCGATCTTCGAGCTGGCGGGGGATCTGAAGTCGAAAGGCATCCCCGAGGCCCAACTGCTCCACGGGGGCGGCGGGATGAACGTGGGCGGTACCGTCAGCGTCCAGGGGTTCGAGATCACGATGACCGAGGCGCGCCACTCGTGCGCGCTGGGCGCACCGGTCGGCTACGTGTTGAAAACTCCCTCGGGCGTCACCATCTATCACTCCGGGGACACGGGGATCTTCGCCGGCATGGCACTGATCGGCGAACTGTACCCGATCGACGTGGCGATGCTGCCGATCGGGTCCGTGTTCACGATGGATCACCGGCAGGCGGCGAAGGCGTGCGCCCTCCTCAAGGCGAAGGCGGTGATCCCGATGCACTACGGAACGTTCCCGATCCTCGAGCCGAACGCCGACCGGTTCGTCGCCGAGCTGGCGATCGTCTCCCCGGCCACGCGCCCGATCGTCCTCGCTCCGGGGGAAGAGACGACCGTCTGAGGGGGGTCAGCTGCGTCGCCTCGGAGGAGGGGGGCGCGAGCCCGGAGTCTTAACCTCCACCCGTTATTTCATGAGTTGAAGCGCTTACCCGCGCCGTTCGGCGAGGGCCGCCATCAGGAGCGGGAAGAGGATCTCGTGCGGGCCGATCAGGTGGTACCCTTTCCCGCCGCCTTGCGTGGGGCGGGTCACCACGTTGACGTCGGGGCGGTACTGCCGCAGGAAGTCCATGTTGACGGTCGTGATCCGGGCCAGGGGATGACCGAGGTTACGCGCGACCGAGACGGCCTTGAGGAAGACCTCGGGCAGGATGACCGCCGACCCGACGTTGATGTAGACACCCCCGGAGAGCCCCGCAACGAGGGAGCAGAACGTCCGGAAATCCCGCAGCGATCCTTCGCCGATCGCCGCGCCGTCCGCCTCGGGATGCATGTGGATGATGTCGGCCCCCACGGCTACGTGGACGGTCACCGGCACGCCGAGCCGGTACGCCTCGCCGAGCAGGCTCTTTTTCCGGTATCGCGCCTTCGAGGAAGCGATCGCCTTCCCCACGGAGGCGCCGAACCCGAGGCCCGCGGGAACGCCCACCGCCAACGCACCGTGGACGAACTGCGCGGTCTCCCTGGCCATGCCGAACGATCCGTCGGAAAGGTTCGCCGCCACGTCCTCCGAGGTTTTCCCGGCGAGCGCGAGCTCCACATCGTGGATCACCCCCGCGCCGTTCATCGCCACCGCGGTGAACACACCGTCCCGGATCCCCTGGAGTAGCAGCGGGGAGAGTCCCACCTTGATGAAGTGCGCGCCGATCCCGAGCAGTACCGGCGACCCCCGCCTGCGGGCCCGCACGATCGCGGAGACGACGGCGCGGAAATCGATCGCGGCCAGGTACTCGGGAAGACCGTCGAGGAACCGGGCGAACGACATGCCGCGCCGTGGCGGAACGCCGAAGCCGCGGAACGACACCTTGCTCGCCCGGGAGTACAGGGACGTGCGCCGGAGGCGCGAGAAGTCGAGGGGGCGGGTCACCGTTTGCCGACGTCCTTGAACAGGATCGTGTCGGTCAGGTCGCACAGGATGTGCCCGACCGCGATGTGGGCCTCCTGGATCCGGGGCGTGCTGCGGGAGGGGATCTGCAGGGCGATGTCGGAGAGGGACGCCGCCTTCCCGCCTTCGCCGGTCAGGGCGATCGTCGTCATCCCAAGCTTCTTCGCCGCGCGCAGCGCCTTGAGGACGTTCCCGGAAGATCCGCTGGTCGTGATCCCGAGGGCCACGTCCCCCTTCTTCCCGAGGGCCTTCACCTGCTTGCTGAAGATCTCGTCGAACGCGTAGTCGTTGGCGATGCTGGTGAGCACCGAGGTATCCGTGGTGAGGGCGATCGCGGGCAGGGGCGGCCGCTCGATCAGGAACCGGTTCATGAACTCGGCGGCGATGTGCTGGGCGTCCGCCGCGCTGCCGCCGTTGCCGAAAAGGAGGAGTTTCCGGCCCGCCTTGAACGCCTCCGCGATCGCCGTCGCGGCGGACACGATCTCCGCCGGCATCGTTTCCGCCATCTTCAGGCGCAGGTCGGCCCCTTCGTTCAACGACCGCGCGACCGAATCCTTCAAGGAGTGCCCTCCCGGCGAGAGTACTGGAAACGATAATCTTTTCCTCAGGGGACTGTCAAGGAACGTTGGGGGGGGGCGCCGCGGGGGGATCTATTTTCATTCGGGAAAAACCGATGTAGCATGAACCGCATCTGAAAGGGAACAGGAGGAATCGATGGAACAGCGGATCGATGCGATCCTCTCCGGGTCGAAGACGGTCGCCGTGGTCGGGATTTCCGACAAGCCGGACCGGCCCAGCCACGGGGTGGCAAAGTACCTTCAGGAGCGGGGATACCGGGTGATCCCGGTGAATCCCTTTCTGACCGAGGTTCTCGGGGAGAAGGCGTACAAGTCGCTCGCGGAGATCCCCGGGCGGGTGGACCTCGTCGACGTGTTCCGCAAGTCGGCGGACGTGCCTCCGATCGCGGAGGAGGCGGTGCGGATCGGGGCCCGCTTCTTCTGGATGCAGGAAGGGGTCGAAAGCCACCGCGCCCGCGAGATCCTGGACGCCGCCGGGATCCCGTGCGTGATGGATCGTTGCGTGAAGAAGGAACTGGCAAAAAGGGAAAAACAACCCAGGACGCAGGGAGGGACGGAATGGCCGGGAACATCCTCGAATTGAACAACTCGAACTTCCAGTCGACCGTGGAGAGCGGAACTCCCGTACTCGTCGACTTCTGGGCCCCGTGGTGCGGGCCGTGCCGCGTCATCGCCCCGATCCTCGAGGAGGTCGCGAAGGAATTCGACGGGAAGACGCGCGTGGGAAAGGTGAACGTCGACGACAGCCCGGAGATCGCCTCGCGGTTCGGCGTGCGGGGGATCCCGACGCTCATCCTCTTCAAGGACGGCGAGATCAAGGGGCAGATGGTCGGCGTCAACCCGAAGTCCAACATCGTTTCTTTGGTGCAGAAGAACCTTTGAGAAAGGGCGCCCTCTTGGCGGCGCTGATCGCGATCCTGCTCCCGATGGCCGGATGCGGACCGAAGGCGATCACCGTGGGGTCCCGCCCCTTCCCGGCGGAGCGCCCGGTGTTCTCCGACACCTCGGGGAAGGCTCTCAGGGGCCTCCCGTCCGCCGATGGGGCGATCCGGTTCGTGTTTCTCGAGTTCCCGTGGTGTCCCGCGTGCGCCGACGTCTGGAGGGCGCTTCGGTCCGCCGCGGGGCCGTTTCCTCCCGGGACCGTGCGCGTCTATCGCGTCCTGTTCGGCCGTGAGAAGTTGTTGTCCCCCGCCGGACGACGGGATGTCCCGCCGTTGCACCCCGCCCACCTTCCGGATGGCGACGTCCCGAATGATCCCGGGGCGCTGGAGGTTATCCCCCTCACCGCGTTCCCCGGCGAATTCCGCGAGGAGTTCCGCCTGAACCAGGGGCCGGTGTTGTTTTTTCTCGACGCCGAAGGAACGGTGGAGAGGCGGTGGATCGGTTTCTCGCCGAACATGTCCCGGGAACTCTCCTCGGAGATCAGGAAGAGATCTCGCGTCCCTTCCCCCCGCCCCCCTGGAACGTGAACCGGGAACGGGACAGGTTCGCCGCGGCGCCCAGCGCCATCATGTTGGTCAACATCGACGAACCGCCGTAGCTAACGAACGGTAGCGGGATCCCCACGACGGGGAAGAGGCCGCACACCATCGCCAGGTTGATGACCACGTGGGTCAGGAAGAAGACCGCGATCCCCCCGCAGGCGAACGATGCGAACCGGTCCTGCGATCGGATGGTGAGGAAGAAGAGACGGTAGACCAGCAGCAGGAACAGGACGAGGAGCAGGAGGGACCCGAGGAACCCCCACTCCTCCGAGAAGACGGCGAAGGCGAAATCGGTGTGCTGCTCCGGCAGGAACCGGAGCGCCCCCTGGGTCCCCTGCAGGTACCCCTTCCCGATGATCCCGCCGGACCCCACCGCGATCTTCGACTGGATCACGTGATATCCCGCCCCCAGGGGATCGAGTTCGGGGTTCATGAAGGTGAGCACCCGCTGCCGCTGGTACTCCTTCATGAAGAACCAGAGGGCGGGAACCGCGACCGCGCCGGCCGCCGCAAACGCCGCGAGCACCTTCCACCGCACGCAAGCCACCACCGCCATCCCCGCGAGGATGAAGAGGAACACCCCCGCGCTTCCGAGGTCGGGCTGGAGCGCCACCAGGAGGAAGGGTGCGAGGACCAGGCCGATCGCCGGGAAGAACTCCTTCAGCCCGATCCCGCCGTACCGGTACTGCGACGAGAAGTACCGGGCCAGAACGAGCGTGACGGCGATCTTCGCGAATTCCGACGGCTGGAAGTTGAACGCGCCGATGGCGATCCACCGCTGGGCCCCGCCGCGAACCCTCCCCGCCAGCAGCACCGCCACGAGAAGAAGGATGACGACGAGAAAAAAACCGTTCACGGCATCTTCGATGAAACCGTCGCTCAGGAGGTAGACGGAGAAGAAGGCGCCGACCCCGAGAAGGATCCAGGCGAGCTGTTTCCAGACCAGGGCGATCCCCGGAACGCCGTGGACCCGCGTGCCGGAGTAGACGTTCAGAATCCCGATCGCGCAGAGGGCCACCGCGTTCAGCAGCAGCGGCCAGTCCATCCGCGCCCATTTCGACGGGCGGTTCACGCGCCCCCCTTTCGCTCCGGTCCGACGGCCCGGGTGCGGAAGAATTCCTGCATCACCGCCTTGACCATCGGCGCGGCGACCGACCCGCCGTGCCCGCCGTGCTCCACCAGCGCCGCCACGACGATCTGCGGATCGTCGACCGGGGCGAACGCGACGAACCAGGCGTGGTCGCGGATTTCGTACGGAAGGTCCCGGGACTTGATCATCTTCCCCTTCACCGAGGCGACCTGCGCGGTGCCCGTCTTCCCGCCGACCACGATCCCCGGGAGCTTCGCCCCGCCGCCCGTGCCGTAGTCGTTCACCACGCCGGCCAGCGCCTTCCGGATGAACTCGACGTTCTCCGGGTTCCACGGGAGCTTCCGCAGCATCTCGGGAGCGTATTCCAACGCCTTCCCGTCCTCCCCGATCACCTTCGACACGACGCGGGGCCGCATCACCTCGCCGCCCGTCGCCAGCGTCGCGTAGCCGACGGCCATCTCGAGGGGAGTGAGGTGGATCGCCCCCTGGCCGATCCCGAGGATCACGCTCTCGTAGTCCTGCCACCGTCCCTTCGTCACGGTGCGCTTCCACTCCGTGTCCGGGACCAGCCCCTTGCGCTCCCCCGGGAGGTCGATCCCCGTGATCGTCCCGAGCCCCGCGTCTTTTTCCAGCTTCGCCATCCGGTCGGGTCCCAGCTTCAACCCGAGCGTGTAGAAGTAGACGTCGCACGACTGCACGAGCGCCCGGTACATGTCGACGGCGCCGTGCCCCTTCTCCTTCCAGCAGCGAAAGACGCGGTTCCCGAGACGGTACGACCCGGGACAGAAGACCGGTTTCCCCTTCTCCTGCATCTTCTCCTCGAGGGCCGTCATCGCGAGGAACGGCTTGATGGTGGAGCCCGGGGCGTACGTCCCCTGCAGGCCCTTGTTCTGCATCGGCTTGCGGGGATCCGCGTTCAGCGCCTGCCAGTCGGCCCGGCGGATCCCGCGGGCGAACGCGTTCGGGTCGAACGCGGGGGCGGAGGTAAACGCGAGGACTTCGCCCGTCCGCGGCGCGAGGGCGATCACGGCGCCCGCCCGGTTTCCCATCGCCTCCTGGGCCGTCACCTGCAAGTCCGCGTCCAGCGATGTGTACACGGTCCCGCCCGTCCGCGAAGGGACCTCCTCCACCAGGCGCCGGTCCCTCCCGGCCGCGTCCACCTCGACCTTCCGGCCGCCGTTCACCCCCCGCAGGACGTCGTCCATCTCCCGCTCGAGCCCGTACTTGCCGATCTGGTCCCCCATCGCCAGCGATTCGTCTTCCGACTGCTCCAACTCCTCCGGACTCGCCTCGCCCACGTACCCGAGGACGTGCGCGAAGGCCGTACCGTAAGGATAGCTCCGCTTCGCCTCGACCAGAACGGAGAAACCGGCGAGGTTCTCCCGGTTGAACTCGATGACCGATACCTGCTCGAACGGCAGGTCCCGCGCCACGGTGATGCTGCTGTAAGGGTTCGACCGCTTCGCCGCGCGGATCTTGTCGAGGACCTCCTCGTCGTCGGCGTCGAACTCGACGATCTCGGCCAGAAGTCCGATCTCCGCCTCGAGGTCCCTGACGTCCACCGGGGAGCAGATGAGATCGAAGGATCCCTGCGTCTCGGCGATCGCCCTCCCCTTCCGGTCGAGGATCAGCCCCCGCGGCGCGCGGACCGTCCGGAGGCGGAGACGGTTGTTCTCCGAGAGGTTCCGATACCGGTCGGACTCCACCACCTGAAGCCAGTAGAGCCGGCCGAGGAGGAGCGCGAACGCCGCGAAGGCCACGTAAAGGAGGAGACGCGATCGGCGCGTGATGTCGGGGTCCTGCTCCCGCTTGCGGATTCGTCCGTTCATTCCTTCACCCGGCGCCAGCGCACCGACAGGTCCAGGAAGAGTGGGACGGCGACCAGGGAGGTCCAGGCGATCCGGACGGCCTCCTGCGCGCCCCACAGGTAGGAGAAGGGGCGGGCCCCGGACAGGGAAAGGAGAAGGACGACGGAAAACGACTCGGCCGCCATCAGGGACACGACGGCGGAGAGGAGCGACGGTTCGTTGCGCAGGAGGAAGCGGCGACCGATCTCCCGCGAACCGAAGTAGAGGGCCATCGACCCGAGGAACATCGACCAGGAGGGTGCGGACGTCGTGATCTCGCGGAAGATCGCCGGGGGGAGCGCGCACAGGAATCCCGCGGCCCCCGGAACGAAGAGCCCCGAGAAAACGATCATGAGAAACGGGAAGTCGGGGAGCAGGAACCAGGGGACGAATCCGGAGAGCCACCAGACGCAAAGGGAGGCGCCCAGGTACGACAGGGCGAACAGGACGAGAAAATGTTTCAATCTTTTCCCGCCCGGAACGGCACGGAGGGGCGGGAGAGGATCACCATCACCTCCTCCACGTCCTGGAAGTTCACCGCGCACTGGACCTTCACTTTCTGGAAAAGGTTCTCCTTCGGGCGGTCGACGCTGACCACGGTGCCGAGGAGAACCCCCTTGGGCATGCTCCCGTCGAACCCCGAGAAGACGATCCGGTCCCCCACCGCGACGTCGTGCGCCGGGGAGACGTACTTCAGCCGGCAGAAGTTCCCGCCCGCCCCTTCCGCGATGGCGCGGACCCGGCTGCGCTCGACCATCACGTCGGCCGCGAACCTGCCGTCGGAGACGAGCAGCACCTCGGAAAGCCCCGGGTGGACCTTGTGGATCCGCCCGACCGCTCCGTACGGAGTGACCACGGACATCCCGTCCTCGATCCCCGCCTCCGAGCCGGCGCCGAGGAAGATCGCCCGGAACCAGGGGGAGACGTCGTGCCCGACCACGCGCGCCCCGAGGGTCCGCCGTTCGACGGTCTCCGAGTAGCGCAGGAGCTCCTTCAACCGCCGGTTTTCGAGGACGGCGTCGCGGGTCTCGTGGATCCGCTCCCGGAGCTCCGTCACCTCCTTCCGAAGCCGCTCGTTCTCGCGGGACACCCCCACCAGGGCGACATACCGGTTCCACACGCCGGAAAGGCCGCCGCGCAGGAAGTCCGCGGCGGTGTAGAAGGGACGGAAGAGGACGACCCCGGCGGCGCGCACCGGCTCGGCGCCCTCCAGTGCGGTCGAAGGGCGGACGAAGAGCTGGACCGCCGCGGCCAGGAGCGCCACGGCGACGAGGAGCCGCCACCAATTCCGGAAGAAGGATCCCATAGATACCGCTTGGAGACCGGGGAGCGGGCCTGGCGCACCCCCGATCCGTTAGTGCATGACCACTTGACGGAGCAGGTCGAGCTCGTCCAGCGCCTTGCCGGACCCGAGCACCACGCAGGAGAGGGGGTCCTCCGCCACGGTGACGGGGAGCCCCGTCTCTTCCCGCAGCAGGGCATCGAGGTTTCGCAGCAGCGCCCCGCCGCCTGCGAGCACGATTCCCCGGTCGAAGATGTCTCCCGCCAGCTCCGGCGGGGTATCCTCGAAAACGGATTTGACCGCGTCGACGATGATCCGGACCGGCTCGGACAACGCCTCGCGCACCTCGTCCGAGTGGAGGGTGAGCGCCTTGGGAACCCCGGAGACCATGTCGAGCCCCTTGATCTCGATGGATTCCGAGAAGCCCGGGAACGCGTTCCCGATCTCGACCTTGATATGCTCCGCCGTCGGCTCGCCGATCAGCAGGTTGTACTTCCGCTTCACGTACTGGAGGATCGCCTCGTCCATCTTGTCGCCGGCCACCCGCACCGACTGGCTCTTGACGATCCCCCCCAGAGAGATGACCGCCACCTCGGTCGTCCCTCCGCCGATGTCGACGATCATGCTGCCGGACGGTTCGGTGATGGGGAGTCCCGCTCCGATCGCGGCCGCCAGCGGTTCCTCGATGAGATACACCTCCCGGGCGCCCGCGCTCTGCGCGGACTCGCGGACGGCGCGCCGCTCCACCTCGGTGCAGCCGTAGGGGACGCAGATGATGATGCGGGGCCGCACGAGGGTGCGGGCCTTGTGGGCCTTCCGGATGAAGTACCGCAGCATCGCCTCGGTGACCTCGAAATCGGCGATGACGCCGTCCTTGATGGGGCGGATCGCCACGATGTTCCCGGGCGTGCGGCCGATCATCCGCTTCGCCTCGATCCCGACGGCGAGCACCTTCTTGGTCCCCCGGGCGTCCCGGTGGACCGCCACCGCCGAGGGCTCGGAGCAGATGATCCCCTCCCCCTTCACGTACACCAGCGTGGTCGCGGTGCCGAGGTCGATCGCCAGATCATGTGAAAACAGCCCGAGCAGCCGGTCGAAAATCATCCCGCATCCTCCAGACGCACGTTCGATGTCCACGGAAACATATCTGCACATATTAGCAGTCCCCCGACCCTCAATGCAATCCGAAGGGGGAGAAGAGTGAACCGGACCGGAATCCCGTTGATCTCGGACCACATGCGGCATTAAAATATTACGTTTGACGATACTTTCATCGACAGGAGAACCTCCTCGCCATGCTCTCCATACTCCGCCGCAATGCCGGTTCCTGGGCCATCAAGATCATCCTCTCCTTCATCGCGTTGACCTTCATCTGGTGGGGAGTCGGCACCTACTCCGAACGGGACCGGAACGTGGCCGCCACCGTGGGCGGAGAGGCGATCACGGCGAACGAGCTGGCCGAGGCCGTCGCCGGTCTCGAGAAAACGTACCGGGAGGTGTACGGAAACGCCTTCACTCCCGAGATGGCCAAGGCGCTCAACCTGAAGAAGCAGGCGATGGACTCCCTGGTCCAGCGGAAGATCCTTCTCGCGGAGGCCGGGAAGATGGGGCTGTCGGCCACGGACGAGGAAGTGCGGCGGGAGATCGCCGACGTCCCCGCGTTCCAGCAGAACGGGCAGTTCCGTGAAGACCTGTACCGCTCTGTCCTCTCCTACAACCGCGTCGGCCCCGGCGAATTCGAGGCGTCGAAACGGGTAGAGATCACGTTGAAAAAGTTCGAGGGGCTTTTCGCCGCCGGGGCGCTCGTTTCGGAGACGGAAGCCAGGGAGCTGTTCCGGGTCGCGTCGCGGAAGATCCGGCTCCGGGTGGTGACGTCGGACCCCGCGAAGGCGAATGCCGGCGCGCCGACCGAGGGGGAGATCCTCGCGAACTACGAACGGGCGAAGGAACGCTTCCGCACTCCCGCGCGGGTGAAACTCGCCGTCGCCGCCTTTACTCCCGATCGCTTCGGCCGGGAGGTCCGGCCGTCGGAGACCGAGATCAAGGCGTTTTACGAGACGAACTCCTACCGGTTCCGCACCGAGGAGCAGCGGCTGGTCTCCCGCATCGTCCTGCCCTTCGGAAAGAAGGACCGGGACGCGGCGCGGAAGAAGGCGGAGGAGATCCTCGGCAAGGCGTCGAAGGGGAAGGCCGAATTCGATTCCCAGGCGAAGGCGCATGCCCGCGGAAAAGTCGGGGAGACGTGGCTCTCCCGCAAGGAG
This genomic interval carries:
- a CDS encoding phosphoheptose isomerase translates to MKDSVARSLNEGADLRLKMAETMPAEIVSAATAIAEAFKAGRKLLLFGNGGSAADAQHIAAEFMNRFLIERPPLPAIALTTDTSVLTSIANDYAFDEIFSKQVKALGKKGDVALGITTSGSSGNVLKALRAAKKLGMTTIALTGEGGKAASLSDIALQIPSRSTPRIQEAHIAVGHILCDLTDTILFKDVGKR
- a CDS encoding thioredoxin: MAGNILELNNSNFQSTVESGTPVLVDFWAPWCGPCRVIAPILEEVAKEFDGKTRVGKVNVDDSPEIASRFGVRGIPTLILFKDGEIKGQMVGVNPKSNIVSLVQKNL
- a CDS encoding rod shape-determining protein RodA, producing the protein MDWPLLLNAVALCAIGILNVYSGTRVHGVPGIALVWKQLAWILLGVGAFFSVYLLSDGFIEDAVNGFFLVVILLLVAVLLAGRVRGGAQRWIAIGAFNFQPSEFAKIAVTLVLARYFSSQYRYGGIGLKEFFPAIGLVLAPFLLVALQPDLGSAGVFLFILAGMAVVACVRWKVLAAFAAAGAVAVPALWFFMKEYQRQRVLTFMNPELDPLGAGYHVIQSKIAVGSGGIIGKGYLQGTQGALRFLPEQHTDFAFAVFSEEWGFLGSLLLLVLFLLLVYRLFFLTIRSQDRFASFACGGIAVFFLTHVVINLAMVCGLFPVVGIPLPFVSYGGSSMLTNMMALGAAANLSRSRFTFQGGGGKGREISS
- a CDS encoding penicillin-binding protein 2, coding for MNGRIRKREQDPDITRRSRLLLYVAFAAFALLLGRLYWLQVVESDRYRNLSENNRLRLRTVRAPRGLILDRKGRAIAETQGSFDLICSPVDVRDLEAEIGLLAEIVEFDADDEEVLDKIRAAKRSNPYSSITVARDLPFEQVSVIEFNRENLAGFSVLVEAKRSYPYGTAFAHVLGYVGEASPEELEQSEDESLAMGDQIGKYGLEREMDDVLRGVNGGRKVEVDAAGRDRRLVEEVPSRTGGTVYTSLDADLQVTAQEAMGNRAGAVIALAPRTGEVLAFTSAPAFDPNAFARGIRRADWQALNADPRKPMQNKGLQGTYAPGSTIKPFLAMTALEEKMQEKGKPVFCPGSYRLGNRVFRCWKEKGHGAVDMYRALVQSCDVYFYTLGLKLGPDRMAKLEKDAGLGTITGIDLPGERKGLVPDTEWKRTVTKGRWQDYESVILGIGQGAIHLTPLEMAVGYATLATGGEVMRPRVVSKVIGEDGKALEYAPEMLRKLPWNPENVEFIRKALAGVVNDYGTGGGAKLPGIVVGGKTGTAQVASVKGKMIKSRDLPYEIRDHAWFVAFAPVDDPQIVVAALVEHGGHGGSVAAPMVKAVMQEFFRTRAVGPERKGGA
- a CDS encoding rod shape-determining protein MreC, giving the protein MGSFFRNWWRLLVAVALLAAAVQLFVRPSTALEGAEPVRAAGVVLFRPFYTAADFLRGGLSGVWNRYVALVGVSRENERLRKEVTELRERIHETRDAVLENRRLKELLRYSETVERRTLGARVVGHDVSPWFRAIFLGAGSEAGIEDGMSVVTPYGAVGRIHKVHPGLSEVLLVSDGRFAADVMVERSRVRAIAEGAGGNFCRLKYVSPAHDVAVGDRIVFSGFDGSMPKGVLLGTVVSVDRPKENLFQKVKVQCAVNFQDVEEVMVILSRPSVPFRAGKD
- a CDS encoding rod shape-determining protein (functions in MreBCD complex in some organisms) — its product is MIFDRLLGLFSHDLAIDLGTATTLVYVKGEGIICSEPSAVAVHRDARGTKKVLAVGIEAKRMIGRTPGNIVAIRPIKDGVIADFEVTEAMLRYFIRKAHKARTLVRPRIIICVPYGCTEVERRAVRESAQSAGAREVYLIEEPLAAAIGAGLPITEPSGSMIVDIGGGTTEVAVISLGGIVKSQSVRVAGDKMDEAILQYVKRKYNLLIGEPTAEHIKVEIGNAFPGFSESIEIKGLDMVSGVPKALTLHSDEVREALSEPVRIIVDAVKSVFEDTPPELAGDIFDRGIVLAGGGALLRNLDALLREETGLPVTVAEDPLSCVVLGSGKALDELDLLRQVVMH